GGTTTAGTTGATGGCAAGTATAACACGAGCCACATAGGCTTTAATGAACCAAAACAAGATCGTACGCCTTTAAATCACGTCGTTGCGGCTATTCAACAGCGCAAACAAAATAGGATGGCACCTCAAACTACGGTTAAAAAGCGAGCAAAGAAAAAAGTCATTTATGACGATTTTGGAGAGCCTCTTCGCTGGGTATGGGAGGAATGAGAAGAGTTAAAGCGTTTTTCTTTTAACGATTTAAGATTCTCTGCCGATACAGTAATAATGGCCATTTAGTCACCATATATTAAGGAGCAATCATGTCAATTCGATACCTACACGCCATGATAAGAACAGATAAGCCAGATGAGAGCCACGCTTTTTATACAAAAGGTTTAGGCCTGATTCAAACGAGACGCATCGACAGCGAGAAGGGCCAATTTTCACTGATTTATTACGCCACAGAACAAGGCGCGCCAGAAGTTGAATTAACTCATAACTGGAGTGATCGCACTTACACTAGTGGAGACCAGTTTGGTCACTTAGCCTTTGAAGTAGACGATATCTACCAAGTATGCGAAACACTGCAATCCCTGGGAGTGACCATTTTACGACCACCACGCGATGGACATATGGCCTTTATTAAGGACCCAAATGGTGTATCAATAGAGCTTCTACAGAAAGAGGAATCGCTTGAAATCGCCGAACCATGGGCGTCTATGCAAAGCTCGGGGACCTGGTAGTTACATTAATTTACAAAAGTGTGGCATAATTAAACAAAGATACAAAAAGCCGATAGCTATATTTACGTTTATTTCTTAAGCTAAATTATCGATAGTCATAAAAAAGGTCTCATATTATGAAGACATCCATAAAAATCATCAGTTTAGTTGCGATGTTAATCGCGTCTAGTCAGTTGCATGCTGCAGAGAGCTTATACGCTGCAAACATACAGTCTCGACTTTCAGACACTGATAAAGATGGTGTTATCGATGCACGAGACCTTTGCCCTGACACCCCAGTCAACTCCGCTATCGATAATTATGGCTGCCCTAGTCAGACGACAAAGCTGTTGACAATAGAACTGAACATTCTTTTTGATTCAGGTAAAGCCGATATCAATCCTCGATTTTATAGTGAGCTTAAAGAGTTGGCTACTTTTCTTAGAAACAACCCATCCAGCACAGTGGTGATTGAAGGCCATACTGACAGTGATGGTTCAGCAGACCTTAACCGTGAACTCTCGCAAAAACGTGCCACAGCCATTGCCGATGTTCTAGTGGACAGTTTTAGAATCCTACCAAACCGCGTTAAAGGGGTTGGCTATGGGGAAACACGTCCTATTGCCGATAACACTACCGACGCTGGACGCAAGCAAAACCGTCGCGTGGTTGCGGAAGTATTCGCCAAACAGCAGCTGTCTAACGAGCGCTGGACCAT
The sequence above is a segment of the Marinomonas sp. IMCC 4694 genome. Coding sequences within it:
- a CDS encoding OmpA family protein, whose translation is MKTSIKIISLVAMLIASSQLHAAESLYAANIQSRLSDTDKDGVIDARDLCPDTPVNSAIDNYGCPSQTTKLLTIELNILFDSGKADINPRFYSELKELATFLRNNPSSTVVIEGHTDSDGSADLNRELSQKRATAIADVLVDSFRILPNRVKGVGYGETRPIADNTTDAGRKQNRRVVAEVFAKQQLSNERWTIYSVDQNSSTALNNR
- a CDS encoding VOC family protein — encoded protein: MSIRYLHAMIRTDKPDESHAFYTKGLGLIQTRRIDSEKGQFSLIYYATEQGAPEVELTHNWSDRTYTSGDQFGHLAFEVDDIYQVCETLQSLGVTILRPPRDGHMAFIKDPNGVSIELLQKEESLEIAEPWASMQSSGTW